The Candidatus Thermoplasmatota archaeon nucleotide sequence AGGAATGCAAAAGCAATCAGAAGGTACAACAGAAGTTTGAAAAAAACAAAAGCGTTTGCTTACAAAGATGAACAAATCGAGTTTGTATAGAAATTTACGAGCTAACCTTAGAGCTAAGCCGGAAGCTTGCTTTGATCGTTGATTTGTTTAACGCATAATGTCCATGAACAATACCATAATTTCTAACGTCCGCTTCAGCCGTAGATTCAAAAAAAAATCGCAGTTAACGCCTAATTTTCGTAGAGTTTTAGCAAGTAGCTGAGGAATGTTAGCTGTGTTATGGACTTGAAGAATGTTCATACCAATCCTGCAATGAAATCATTAGCTTGGCTTCTTTGTCTGGGCTTTAGAGTTACTCTGCTACGAATATTATTTAAAAATGCAACGAGTCCCTCTACATCTTTTATTTCTTTCCTAACATATTTTACAAGCTTTTCCCTTATTTTATCGTTGTATTTAACTCCATTGACTTCTAAAAAATTTTTCAACTGCCTGCAAAGAATGCCGCCTTTCCTGTCCCAATCTGTTAATATCAAAACCTCGCCACATCGCTGAGCTATTCTTTCGCAAAAAGTAGGTAAAGGAAGGGGAGCTATTTTTATGATCTCGCCTTCTAGGCCTAGGGCTCTAAGTGCTAGCTCGTCTTTCCTACCTTCTACAACTACAGGTACTGATATATTTAACGCCATTAAATTCTCGAGTAACGCCTCAAGCTCCTCAAGCTGCTCTTGAGTGTAAGATTTAGAAGATAACTTTTTTACCATGTACAGGTGATGTGTTCCCCGGCGGTAACAGAGAATATCATTTTTTCTATCCTCTTAACCCTCGCCGGGGTGTTTGGCACCTGGGTTGTTCCAAACTCATCCTACGACGTCACGTCTGTAAAGTTGTCTGGGGACCCATCTTTCTAGGTGCCATTAATAATATTGTATGCCATCAATATTAATATTTCCCTTTCCAATACTTGTTCTGATGATTAGTATGATATGCCCATTAGAATTTAGATACGGTAGAGAAGAAATGAAGGCTTTATTTACTGAAGAGCGAAAGTTGCAGTATTTGCTCGACGTGGAAAGTGCCCTTGCCCAAGCGCACGCCCATTATGGCAATATCTCTAAAAAAGATGCAGAAACAATTTCAAAAAAAGCCTCGCTTAAATTTGTTAAATTAGAGAGGGTAAAAGAGATAGAGAAAGAGACTAAGCATGATATTATGGCTTTAGTAAAAGCGCTTTCTGAGCAATGCGGCAAAGGAGGCAGAGCAGTTCATTTAGGAGCTACTTCCTACGATATTGTAGATACTGCAAATGCATTGCAGTTAAAAGAAGCTCTGAAGATTATAGAAAAAGATTTAACAGAGTTACGCAACTCTTTAATTAAGCTTGCAAACAAGCACAAATCTACAATAATGCTTGGTAGAACTCATGGGCAAGCAGCTTTGCCTATAACTTTAGGATTGAAAATTATTGTTTTCGCAACCGAGGTTCAGCGCCATTTAGATAGACTAAAGGAGTGCGAAAAAAGAGCGGTGGTTGGCAAGCTTAGCGGTGCCGTAGGTAGTGGTGCTGGCTTAGGCGAAAAGGCTCTTGAAATACAAGATTTTGTAATGAGGAAGCTTGGTCTCGGTATCGAGCAAGCCAGTACCCAGATAGTTCAGCGCGATCGCTATATAGAAATTATCTCCTTACTAGCTAACATTGCAACAAGTTTAGAAAAATTCGCAACTGAAATAAGGAATTTGCAGAGGAGCGAAATAATGGAAGTAGCTGAAGCTTTTGGTAAAGGGCAAATAGGCTCTTCTACAATGGCTCAGAAAAGGAACCCTATAACTTGCGAGAAGATTTGCGGACTTGCAAGAATAGTAAGAACTTTTATTATACCTTGCTTTGAGTCTGCAATTCAATGGCACGAGAGAGATTTAACTAATTCATCTGCAGAGCGCTTTATTATACCGCATTCCTTTATTTTAACAGATGAAATTTTGAAAGACTGTATTGACGTTTTTGATAACCTTCTAGTATTTCCTGACAGAATGAGAAAGAATTTAGAAGAGCATCCTGAAATTATGAGTGAAGCTCTAACCTTAGCGCTGGTAAAGAAAGGGCTGCCGCGCTTCGATGCTTATGAAGAGCTTAGAAAATGCTCGTTAGAAAAAGACTTCAAGAAAGCAGTAATGAAGAGCAAAAAAATAAGATCTTTACTTAGTCAGAAAGAATTGGATGAGCTACTTAAATTCGAGAACTATTTGGGCGCTAGCGAAAAAATAATTTTAAATTGTACTAAATACCTATTAGCGCAATAATTAAGGATACGATAATCACAATAATTATAAGAATTGCCAAATAGAGATGAGGCTCTAGAGTTTCGTCAGTTAGGGTTTCCATGATAAATTCTTTGTCTGCCGCCTTACGAAAAGTCTCCTTAGTAACAATATTTTTGAGCTTTACCATTAGCAAAAGTCCATTTGTTTGGTAATATTAAAAGTTTTCTTATTCACAAATATCCTTCCTTCAGCGCTAGCTCTGCATTGAGCAAAGAGCAGCCTGCAGCGCCTCTGATAGTGTTATGAGAAAGCAAGAAGAATCTTATTTTTCTGCCAATTTTCTTCAATCTCCCTATACTTACAGCCATCCCTCTGGCTCGATTTGGCTCCCCTGCATAAGCATCCAAAGCAGGCTGAGGTCTATTTGCAGCATTTAAAACAATTATTGGTTTTTGAGGTGCAGTTGGCAGTTTCAACTTCTGAGGCAAAGCTCTAAATTGCGAGAATGCCTTTTTAATGTCATCAAGCTCTAAATCTTTTTCCAGCTCTACAACAACGCTCTCTAAATGGCCATCTCTTACAGGTACTCTAGCACAGCTTGCCGTTACTTCAAATTCAGCATATAAAATTTTTTTATTTTTAAGCTTACCAAGAATCTTTTTGCTCTCCCGCTCTACTTTCTCTTCCTCCTCCTCTATGAAAGGTATCACATTGCCTAAAATATCTAAAGAAGCTACTCCTGGATAGCCTGCGCCTGAGAGAGCTTGATAAGTACTTACTACAACATTTTTAATTCCAAATTCCATTAGTGGTTTTAATCCAAGCACTAAGCCTGCGGTAGTGCAGTTTGGATTCGTTACAATAAAACCTTTTTCCCAATATTTAACAAGCTCTAAATGCTCAGGATTGACTTCAGGCACTAGGATAGGAACCTGAGAATGCATTCTGAACGCGGAAGTATTTGAGAATATTTTAAACCCTTTTTTAGCATATTTTAATTCTACTTCTTTCGCTATTTCTGCAGGTAGTGCACTAAATAGTAACTCAGCTTCGCTTTTATCAACATCTTCTAAATTTTTAACTTTTAAATTTTTTAAATTTTCAGGAATAGTAGTATCTAACAGCCATTTGCTTAAACTACCGTAGCTCTTGCCTGTAGATTTTTCCGAGGCTGCTAGAAATTCTAATTCAAAATAAGGATGCTCTGCGAGCAATTGAACGAAGCGCTGTCCTACAAGCCCTGTACAGCCCAAAACACCAACTACCGTTTTCGCCATATTTTTTAATGTATAATTACAGATTTTACACCTTTAACGCTTCTTATATTAGGTATTATTTTGCCTGGAATAGGTTTTTCTGTTATGATAAAGAGATGCTCTTCTTCTATAAGTTCAGGATGACCAACTATTGCCTGCCTAACTGAAATTTTAGAGTTTGCAATAACGCCAGCTACACCAGCTAGTATTCCTGGCAGACGAGCATCTGTAGCTACTATTTCCAAAACTCCCCAGCCCATCAAAGGAGCCACATCTTTTAAATAAGAAGTAGGCAAAAGCCTAGAAAATATTTCTTTTAGCTCTCTGTTCTTCTGAATTGTTTGAATTGTGGCGCTTACTGCACGTCTATCTACACCGCAAGCCTTTGCAATTGCTGTATCCGCCAGCTTTATCCTTCCACAGTAAATTTTATCTCCCTTCAAGCAAAGCCCGTAGCTAAAAAGGAGCCTTGCTACTTTTGACTCTGCAGGCAGGTTTTTGAAA carries:
- a CDS encoding DNA primase; the encoded protein is MVKKLSSKSYTQEQLEELEALLENLMALNISVPVVVEGRKDELALRALGLEGEIIKIAPLPLPTFCERIAQRCGEVLILTDWDRKGGILCRQLKNFLEVNGVKYNDKIREKLVKYVRKEIKDVEGLVAFLNNIRSRVTLKPRQRSQANDFIAGLV
- a CDS encoding amino acid-binding ACT domain protein, whose protein sequence is MIAQNFKNLPAESKVARLLFSYGLCLKGDKIYCGRIKLADTAIAKACGVDRRAVSATIQTIQKNRELKEIFSRLLPTSYLKDVAPLMGWGVLEIVATDARLPGILAGVAGVIANSKISVRQAIVGHPELIEEEHLFIITEKPIPGKIIPNIRSVKGVKSVIIH
- the purB gene encoding adenylosuccinate lyase, with the protein product MISMICPLEFRYGREEMKALFTEERKLQYLLDVESALAQAHAHYGNISKKDAETISKKASLKFVKLERVKEIEKETKHDIMALVKALSEQCGKGGRAVHLGATSYDIVDTANALQLKEALKIIEKDLTELRNSLIKLANKHKSTIMLGRTHGQAALPITLGLKIIVFATEVQRHLDRLKECEKRAVVGKLSGAVGSGAGLGEKALEIQDFVMRKLGLGIEQASTQIVQRDRYIEIISLLANIATSLEKFATEIRNLQRSEIMEVAEAFGKGQIGSSTMAQKRNPITCEKICGLARIVRTFIIPCFESAIQWHERDLTNSSAERFIIPHSFILTDEILKDCIDVFDNLLVFPDRMRKNLEEHPEIMSEALTLALVKKGLPRFDAYEELRKCSLEKDFKKAVMKSKKIRSLLSQKELDELLKFENYLGASEKIILNCTKYLLAQ
- the asd gene encoding aspartate-semialdehyde dehydrogenase, whose translation is MAKTVVGVLGCTGLVGQRFVQLLAEHPYFELEFLAASEKSTGKSYGSLSKWLLDTTIPENLKNLKVKNLEDVDKSEAELLFSALPAEIAKEVELKYAKKGFKIFSNTSAFRMHSQVPILVPEVNPEHLELVKYWEKGFIVTNPNCTTAGLVLGLKPLMEFGIKNVVVSTYQALSGAGYPGVASLDILGNVIPFIEEEEEKVERESKKILGKLKNKKILYAEFEVTASCARVPVRDGHLESVVVELEKDLELDDIKKAFSQFRALPQKLKLPTAPQKPIIVLNAANRPQPALDAYAGEPNRARGMAVSIGRLKKIGRKIRFFLLSHNTIRGAAGCSLLNAELALKEGYL